From Labeo rohita strain BAU-BD-2019 chromosome 18, IGBB_LRoh.1.0, whole genome shotgun sequence, the proteins below share one genomic window:
- the LOC127180491 gene encoding leukotriene B4 receptor 1 — protein sequence MKEGFAFSRHQHLMMELKFNSTSNSTAMGSERIAPAVVLGLCCLVGLPCNIAVIISIAREWNRNLSFTLKLMINLAVSDALTLCLVSFVLYGILFGWNLGLWSCKFLYFLMYWSLYVGVLTVTSMSVHRYHNVIKSRVTNRMILQRLERRHRCLQLIAIWILAFAFALPIYFVQGLGSDKDGLKTCTRTVMKSQSVKVTVLLFEILLGFIIPFLTMLTCYLWLHKGLSQKAKNSGVTTAPQDQEPRNQGTKVRTYKKRLVIRIVVAFFVFWTPVHIINVIDIVTILTETSHPDVHSQLKSFRRVYSDTSKTLALLNCCLNPFLYAMSSGNLMKCFRKR from the coding sequence ATGAAGGAAGGTTTTGCATTTTCCAGACACCAACATTTGATGATGGAGCtaaaatttaattcaacatCCAACAGCACTGCTATGGGTTCAGAGAGGATCGCTCCTGCTGTAGTTCTGGGTTTGTGCTGTTTGGTTGGTTTGCCATGCAACATCGCGGTGATCATCAGCATTGCTCGTGAGTGGAACAGAAATCTGAGCTTCACCTTAAAACTAATGATTAACCTTGCAGTGTCTGATGCTTTGACCCTGTGCTTGGTTTCTTTTGTGCTGTATGGAATACTGTTTGGATGGAATCTCGGACTTTGGTCTTGTAAGttcttgtattttttaatgtactggAGTCTGTATGTTGGTGTCCTGACGGTCACATCCATGAGCGTGCACCGTTATCACAATGTCATCAAGTCAAGAGTCACTAACAGGATGATACTGCAGAGACTGGAAAGACGGCACAGGTGCCTTCAGCTGATTGCCATCTGGATTCTAGCCTTTGCTTTTGCCCTACCAATATATTTTGTTCAAGGACTTGGATCGGACAAGGATGGATTGAAAACATGTACGAGGACGGTAATGAAGTCCCAATCTGTAAAAGTGactgttttgctttttgagaTCCTGTTGGGGTTCATCATCCCATTTTTGACAATGTTGACATGTTATCTCTGGTTGCACAAAGGGTTGAGTCAAAAAGCCAAGAACTCAGGTGTAACTACAGCTCCACAGGACCAGGAACCCAGAAACCAGGGGACAAAAGTTAGGACTTACAAGAAGAGGCTTGTGATCCGCATTGTTGTGgctttctttgtgttttggaCTCCTGTGCACATTATCAATGTGATTGATATAGTCACTATTCTGACTGAAACATCTCATCCAGATGTTCATAGTCAACTGAAGTCCTTCCGTCGAGTGTACAGTGATACAAGTAAGACTCTGGCTTTGCTAAACTGCTGTCTGAATCCTTTTCTCTATGCCATGTCTTCAGGAAATCTTATGAAATGTTTCAGGAAGAGATAA